Within Halorubrum lacusprofundi ATCC 49239, the genomic segment GACCGCTCGTCGACCACCGGCGGCGACCCGGACGGCGTCGCGATCGTCACGTCGACGCCCTCCGCTTCGAGCGTGGTCAGCGGCTCGATGCACTCTTCGGCCCAGTACCCCTCTTCGCTCACGACGAATAGCGCGCTAGTCATGCGTGACTCCCCGTTGGTGTGCTCGACGTAAAAGACGCCCGCGCCCGGAAGCGACGGGGGGCGCCGCGAAGTTTATCAGTGTTCGATCGGAACCCGCGGCTCAGGTCGTGAACAGTTCGGTGTCGTCGGGGACGGCGAACAGCCCCATCCGGACGCCGGCGTCGAGCCAGCCGTAGCCGTACGAGTACGACGCCAGCGCGTTGACGGGGTCTCCATCCTCGCGGAAGTGGCGCCCGTCCTCCAGATACGACTCGGCCATCTCCAGCACGTCGGCGGCGGCCTCGCCGAGCGGGGTGTCGGCAGGTGGGCGCGGCTCCGCGACCGCCAAGGCATCGGCAAGCATTCGTTCATAGCGGTCCGTCTTCTCCTCCAAATCCGCGGTCATGCGCCCCGTTCCGGGGAGGCGTTCAAAAAGCCGTCGGCGAAGCGCAACCCCGATACCCCCGGAGCCGAAACCGACGGGCATGTACGAGGCCGTCCACGCTCACCCCGACGGCGACGCGACCGTCGCCCGCCACGCCGCTACCGCCGAGCGGTACGGCTACGAGGGGATCGTCGTCCGGACGCGGGAGGCGCTCGATCCGGCCAGCAAGAGCAGTGAGCACGCAGACGAGGCGACCGCGCTCCGTGACGAGTACGGGATTGACGTCGTCGACGCAGTCGAGATCGACGCTGACAACGCCACGAGCGCCTCGGGCGCTGTGGGTAACTACCGATCCGACCGCACGGTTGTCTGCGTCGTCGGCGGCGACGACGGTCTCAACCGATTCGCGGTCGAGGAACCCCGCGTCGACGTTCTGGTCCGTCCCATGGGCGGCGGCGACTTCAACCACGTCCTCGCGAAGGCCGCCCGCGACAACGGAGTCCACGTCGAGTTCGATCTCGGCCCGCTGTTCCGCGCGACCGGCGGAAAGCGAGTCCGCGCGCTGGCGGACCTCCGGAAGCTCCGCGAGATCGT encodes:
- a CDS encoding RNase P subunit p30 family protein; amino-acid sequence: MYEAVHAHPDGDATVARHAATAERYGYEGIVVRTREALDPASKSSEHADEATALRDEYGIDVVDAVEIDADNATSASGAVGNYRSDRTVVCVVGGDDGLNRFAVEEPRVDVLVRPMGGGDFNHVLAKAARDNGVHVEFDLGPLFRATGGKRVRALADLRKLREIVTYYDTPHVVSANPRSHLDLRAPREVVAAAEAVGFDAEWVREGLRAWGEIATRNRERRSEAFIEPGVRRGRYEEDG
- a CDS encoding DUF357 domain-containing protein, whose amino-acid sequence is MTADLEEKTDRYERMLADALAVAEPRPPADTPLGEAAADVLEMAESYLEDGRHFREDGDPVNALASYSYGYGWLDAGVRMGLFAVPDDTELFTT